The following proteins come from a genomic window of Paucimonas lemoignei:
- a CDS encoding 2OG-Fe(II) oxygenase: protein MQITSDHPLLLRIVDDLAARGWSQQNIFLPEALTLELAAECRKRAAEGELAPAGVGRGPFQEIREGIRGDRIQWIEPGQAEPCDVYLGLMDSVRLALNRGLFLGLEDFESHFALYPPGAFYLKHVDRFRDDDRRMVSAVLYLNDAWQPEHGGQLRMFFDDATQHEVQPGGGCLVVFMSGDIPHEVLPATRDRLSLTGWFRRRGDGIF from the coding sequence ATGCAAATCACCTCCGATCACCCACTGCTGTTACGAATTGTCGATGACCTGGCCGCACGCGGCTGGTCGCAGCAGAACATATTCCTGCCCGAGGCCCTGACCCTTGAGCTGGCCGCCGAGTGCCGCAAACGTGCGGCCGAAGGTGAGCTTGCGCCTGCGGGCGTGGGCCGCGGACCTTTTCAGGAGATTCGCGAGGGGATACGGGGTGATCGCATTCAATGGATCGAGCCCGGCCAGGCCGAACCTTGCGATGTCTACCTGGGCTTGATGGACAGCGTGCGTCTGGCGCTCAATCGCGGGCTGTTTCTGGGGCTTGAGGATTTCGAAAGCCATTTCGCCCTTTACCCACCGGGCGCTTTCTACCTCAAACACGTGGACCGCTTTCGCGACGATGATCGGCGCATGGTTTCGGCAGTGCTGTACCTCAATGATGCCTGGCAGCCGGAGCATGGCGGTCAGCTGCGCATGTTCTTCGACGATGCCACCCAGCATGAGGTGCAGCCCGGCGGAGGATGCCTGGTGGTGTTCATGTCTGGCGACATCCCCCACGAAGTCCTGCCCGCCACCCGTGACCGGCTTTCCCTGACGGGCTGGTTCAGGCGGCGTGGGGATGGGATTTTTTGA
- the ytpA_1 gene encoding alpha/beta hydrolase: MSATFDPDALRASLQPLSAAQPLCDSGRAYQRFYSVAGSGAARSWLGRMDVGGYEVVGQVWLPDQPVATLFLIHGFYDHMGLFRHLIDWAMKMGFAVISCDLPGHGLSSGSRASIDDFAEYQVVLAHLFEQATTLQLPQPWHLCGQSTGGAILIDHVLNQGDQSPAQGQVILLAPLVRPRAWGWSKLSYHLLRPFVKGIARRFSENSNAPAFLPFLLADPLQPNRLPTAWVGALARWIQRVESAPASLRSPIIIQGDADMTVDWGHNLAVLNEKFSQPHILMLKQARHHLANELPEFRARYLAFVEQKIRLSSTR; the protein is encoded by the coding sequence ATGTCTGCCACTTTTGACCCCGATGCACTGCGTGCCAGCCTGCAACCGCTGAGCGCTGCCCAGCCGCTGTGCGACAGCGGGCGCGCTTATCAGCGTTTCTACAGTGTTGCCGGTTCCGGAGCGGCGCGCAGTTGGCTGGGCAGGATGGACGTGGGCGGCTACGAAGTCGTCGGCCAGGTGTGGTTGCCTGATCAGCCGGTGGCGACGTTGTTTTTGATCCATGGTTTTTATGACCATATGGGCTTGTTCCGGCATTTGATCGACTGGGCCATGAAAATGGGCTTTGCGGTGATTTCCTGTGATCTGCCGGGGCATGGTCTGTCCAGTGGCTCGCGGGCCAGCATTGATGACTTCGCTGAATACCAGGTGGTATTGGCGCACCTGTTCGAGCAAGCCACGACCCTGCAGCTACCCCAACCGTGGCACCTCTGCGGGCAAAGCACGGGAGGGGCGATCCTCATCGATCATGTGCTCAATCAGGGCGATCAAAGCCCCGCTCAAGGCCAGGTCATCCTGCTGGCGCCTCTGGTAAGGCCGCGCGCCTGGGGATGGTCCAAGCTCAGTTATCACCTGCTAAGGCCCTTCGTCAAAGGCATTGCGCGGCGCTTCAGTGAAAACTCCAACGCGCCCGCCTTCCTGCCGTTTCTGCTGGCCGACCCGTTACAGCCCAATCGTTTGCCGACTGCCTGGGTGGGAGCGTTGGCGCGCTGGATTCAGCGAGTGGAATCAGCGCCCGCCAGCCTGCGCAGCCCGATCATTATTCAGGGCGATGCCGACATGACAGTTGACTGGGGTCATAACCTTGCGGTGCTCAATGAGAAGTTCAGCCAGCCTCATATACTGATGCTCAAGCAAGCCCGGCATCACTTGGCTAACGAGCTGCCGGAGTTTCGGGCGCGCTACCTGGCGTTTGTCGAACAGAAGATAAGGCTCTCGTCGACCCGATAA
- a CDS encoding FAD linked oxidase — protein MNCSRVPSMTHPALIDELKTLVEPGKVLTDADSLEAYGKDWTKQYPPAPTAIVFPKTIEQVQAIVQWANRHTVALVPSGGRTGLSAAAVAANGEVVVSFDYMNQVLELNLIERTARVQPGVITKQLQNLAEENGLYYPVDFASSGSSQIGGNIGTNAGGIKVIRYGMTRNWVAGLKVVTGKGDLLELNKDLIKNATGYDLRQLFIGGEGTLGFVVEATMRLDRAPKNLTAMVLGTTDFDSIMPVLHAFHGKLDLTAFEFFSDKAFARVMSRGDVPSPFDTPCPFYVLLEFEATTEDIANEALATFEHCVEQGWVQDGVMSQSEQQLQNLWKLREYISETISHYTPYKNDISVTVSKVPAFLGEIDAIVAEYYPDFEVLWYGHIGDGNLHLNILKPEGLDKEEFFVKCAKVNKWVFETVQKYNGSISAEHGVGMTKRDYLEYSRSPVEIEYMKAVKAVFDPNGIMNPGKIFAV, from the coding sequence ATGAATTGTTCGAGAGTTCCGTCGATGACCCATCCTGCGTTGATAGATGAGCTGAAGACCCTGGTTGAGCCTGGCAAGGTGCTGACCGATGCCGACTCCCTGGAGGCCTACGGCAAGGACTGGACCAAGCAATATCCGCCGGCACCGACGGCCATTGTGTTTCCCAAGACCATCGAACAGGTTCAGGCCATCGTCCAGTGGGCTAACCGGCACACGGTTGCACTGGTCCCGTCGGGTGGCCGTACCGGGCTTTCCGCTGCTGCCGTGGCGGCCAATGGTGAGGTGGTGGTTTCGTTCGATTACATGAATCAAGTGCTGGAGCTGAACCTGATCGAGCGCACCGCACGCGTTCAGCCAGGGGTGATCACCAAGCAGCTGCAGAACCTCGCGGAAGAAAACGGCCTGTATTACCCGGTCGATTTCGCGTCGTCCGGCTCCAGCCAGATTGGCGGCAACATCGGCACCAACGCTGGCGGGATCAAGGTGATTCGCTACGGCATGACCCGTAACTGGGTGGCGGGCCTGAAGGTCGTGACGGGCAAGGGCGACCTCCTTGAACTCAACAAAGACCTGATCAAAAACGCTACTGGCTACGATTTGCGTCAGCTGTTCATTGGCGGCGAAGGCACGCTGGGCTTTGTGGTCGAGGCCACCATGCGCCTGGATCGCGCGCCGAAGAACCTCACCGCGATGGTCCTGGGCACCACCGATTTCGATTCGATCATGCCGGTGCTGCACGCCTTCCACGGCAAGCTGGACCTGACCGCCTTCGAATTCTTCTCCGACAAGGCCTTTGCCCGGGTCATGAGCCGCGGTGATGTGCCATCGCCGTTCGATACGCCATGCCCGTTCTACGTGCTGCTGGAATTCGAAGCCACCACCGAAGACATCGCCAACGAGGCGCTGGCCACCTTCGAGCATTGCGTCGAACAGGGCTGGGTGCAGGATGGCGTGATGAGCCAGAGCGAACAGCAACTGCAGAACCTGTGGAAGCTGCGCGAATACATCTCCGAGACCATCTCCCATTACACGCCGTACAAGAACGACATTTCGGTCACTGTCTCGAAAGTACCGGCCTTCCTGGGTGAAATCGACGCCATCGTGGCGGAGTACTACCCGGACTTCGAAGTGCTGTGGTACGGCCACATCGGCGACGGCAACCTGCACTTGAACATCCTCAAGCCTGAGGGGCTGGACAAGGAAGAGTTCTTCGTCAAATGCGCCAAGGTCAACAAGTGGGTGTTCGAGACCGTGCAGAAGTACAACGGCTCGATCTCCGCCGAGCATGGCGTGGGCATGACCAAACGGGATTACCTGGAGTACAGTCGTTCGCCGGTGGAAATCGAATACATGAAAGCTGTCAAGGCCGTGTTCGACCCGAACGGCATCATGAACCCCGGCAAGATCTTCGCTGTTTAA
- the quiP_1 gene encoding penicillin amidase, translated as MKRSLTILVFIVAILIGGGVWYVHSKQPQREGELSLTGLQAPVTVRYDERGVPHIQAENEADLYRALGYVQAQDRLFQMEMMRRLARGELAEVLGPKLVATDKLFRSLRIREEADTYVARHDKNTPTWKALQAYLEGINQFQATHPKPLEFDVLGIPQRPFTAEDTLSVGGYLAYSFAAAFRTEPLLTYVRDELGSQYLNVFDLDWHPQGVLNQAPTLSSDDWKSLNQLAFLSNQALERAGLPQFEGSNAWAVSGSRTTSGKPLLAGDPHIRFSVPAAWYEAHLSAPGFELYGHHQPLNPFAFLGNNMDFGWSLTMFQNDDLDLIAEKTNPENPNQVWYHGQWTDMTTSQQQIAVKGEAPQTLTLRSSPHGPIVNDVMGVAASATPVAMWWSFLESENPILEGFYEANRADTLDKMRAAAEKIQSPGLNIVWANAKGDIGWWAAAQLPIRPEGVNPNYILDGSTEQADKLGFYPFSANPQEENPARGYIVSANFQPVSPTGLQIPGYYNLADRGQQLNRQLSDERVKWNLDNSKALQLGTETDYAARVLKPLIPVLREVITDPEEKALVERLASWKGDYPVNSVGATLFNQFLSDLTEEAFHDELGDGLFETLLSTRVIDAALPRLASDASSPWWNNRNSPFEESRAETVKVAWHATVSHLKSTYGLNADEWLWGKAHTLTHAHPLGTQKPLDQLFNVGPFAAPGTHEVPNNLSARIGPAPWPVTYGPSTRRLIDFADPAHALGINPVGQSGVLFDRHYSDQAQTYISGSYVPQHMSEEDVAKHAEGTLRLVPGG; from the coding sequence ATGAAACGCAGCCTGACTATCCTCGTCTTCATCGTCGCCATCCTTATTGGCGGCGGTGTCTGGTATGTGCACAGCAAACAACCGCAGCGGGAAGGCGAGTTAAGCCTGACGGGGCTGCAAGCGCCGGTAACCGTGCGTTATGACGAGCGCGGCGTGCCGCACATTCAAGCCGAAAACGAAGCCGACCTGTATCGGGCCCTGGGTTATGTGCAGGCGCAGGATCGTCTGTTCCAGATGGAAATGATGCGGCGCCTGGCCCGTGGCGAGCTGGCTGAAGTGCTTGGGCCGAAGCTCGTGGCCACCGACAAGCTGTTTCGCAGCCTGCGGATTCGCGAGGAGGCCGACACCTACGTCGCTCGCCACGATAAAAACACACCCACCTGGAAGGCTCTGCAAGCCTATCTGGAAGGCATCAACCAATTTCAGGCCACGCATCCCAAGCCACTGGAATTCGACGTGCTTGGCATTCCCCAAAGGCCGTTCACAGCAGAAGATACGCTGAGCGTCGGTGGCTATCTGGCGTACAGCTTCGCCGCAGCGTTTCGTACCGAGCCGCTGCTGACGTATGTGCGTGATGAGCTGGGCTCGCAATATCTGAACGTCTTCGACCTGGACTGGCATCCCCAAGGTGTTTTGAACCAGGCGCCCACCCTCTCGAGCGATGACTGGAAGAGCCTCAACCAACTGGCTTTCCTGAGCAATCAGGCGCTGGAGCGAGCTGGCCTGCCGCAGTTCGAAGGCAGCAATGCCTGGGCTGTTTCCGGTAGCCGGACGACAAGCGGCAAGCCACTACTGGCAGGCGATCCGCACATTCGCTTCTCGGTACCCGCCGCCTGGTACGAAGCGCATTTGTCCGCACCAGGCTTTGAGCTGTACGGTCATCATCAACCACTCAACCCGTTCGCTTTTCTGGGCAACAACATGGATTTCGGCTGGAGCCTGACCATGTTCCAGAACGACGACCTGGACCTCATCGCCGAGAAGACCAACCCCGAAAACCCCAATCAGGTCTGGTATCACGGGCAGTGGACCGACATGACCACCAGCCAGCAGCAGATTGCCGTCAAAGGCGAAGCCCCGCAGACACTGACCCTGCGCAGCTCACCCCACGGGCCTATCGTCAATGACGTGATGGGCGTGGCGGCAAGTGCCACACCGGTGGCCATGTGGTGGTCGTTTCTTGAGTCCGAGAACCCGATCCTGGAAGGCTTCTACGAGGCCAACCGCGCCGACACCCTGGACAAGATGCGCGCCGCCGCCGAGAAGATTCAGTCGCCGGGGCTGAATATCGTTTGGGCCAACGCCAAGGGCGACATCGGTTGGTGGGCCGCTGCGCAACTGCCGATTCGCCCGGAAGGCGTGAATCCGAACTACATCCTTGATGGCAGCACTGAGCAGGCCGACAAGCTGGGCTTTTACCCTTTCAGCGCCAACCCGCAGGAAGAGAACCCGGCGCGGGGTTATATCGTGTCGGCCAACTTCCAGCCGGTGTCGCCCACTGGCTTGCAGATTCCTGGCTATTACAACCTGGCAGATCGTGGCCAGCAGTTGAATCGGCAGCTGAGTGATGAGCGTGTGAAGTGGAACCTGGATAACAGCAAAGCGCTGCAACTGGGCACTGAGACTGACTACGCCGCGCGGGTGTTGAAGCCTTTGATCCCGGTGCTGCGCGAGGTCATCACCGATCCGGAGGAGAAAGCCCTGGTCGAGCGACTGGCCAGCTGGAAGGGCGACTATCCCGTGAATTCCGTAGGCGCGACCCTCTTCAACCAGTTCCTTTCGGACCTGACCGAAGAAGCTTTCCATGACGAACTGGGCGATGGCCTGTTCGAGACGCTGTTGTCGACGCGGGTGATCGATGCCGCGCTACCCCGACTTGCCAGTGACGCCAGCTCGCCATGGTGGAACAACCGCAATTCACCGTTCGAAGAGAGCCGCGCCGAGACCGTCAAGGTCGCCTGGCATGCCACGGTGTCGCATTTGAAATCCACTTATGGGCTCAACGCGGATGAATGGCTGTGGGGCAAGGCACATACCCTGACCCATGCTCATCCGCTGGGCACGCAAAAGCCGCTGGATCAGTTGTTCAATGTCGGCCCGTTCGCGGCGCCGGGCACCCATGAAGTGCCGAACAACCTCTCCGCCCGCATCGGCCCCGCGCCATGGCCGGTGACTTACGGCCCATCCACCCGCCGCCTGATCGACTTCGCCGACCCCGCCCACGCACTGGGTATCAACCCGGTTGGGCAGAGTGGCGTGCTGTTCGACAGGCATTATTCAGATCAGGCACAGACCTACATCAGCGGCAGCTACGTCCCGCAGCATATGAGCGAAGAGGATGTGGCGAAGCATGCCGAAGGCACCTTGAGGTTGGTGCCGGGTGGGTGA
- the serA_1 gene encoding D-3-phosphoglycerate dehydrogenase: MSKTSLDKSKIKFLLLEGVHQSAVDVLKAAGYTSIEYHTKSLPEAELKEKIADAHFIGIRSRTQLTEELFDHAKKLVAVGCFCIGTNQVDLNAARERGIAVFNAPYSNTRSVAELVLAEAILLLRGIPEKNASCHRGGWIKSAANSFEIRGKKLGIIGYGSIGTQLSVLAESLGMQVFFYDPLTKLPLGNATQVASLNELLGMADIVSLHVPELPSTQMMIGEKEIRAMKKGAILINAARGTVVDLDALADAIKDKHLIGAAIDVFPVEPRSNDDIFESPLRGLDNVILTPHIGGSTAEAQANIGLEVAEKLVKYSDNGTSVSSVNFPEVALPAHPGKHRLLHIHENIPGVLMEINKVFAENGINISGQFLQTNEKVGYVVIDVDAEYSDLAQEKLQHIKGTIRSRVLF, from the coding sequence ATGAGCAAGACTTCCCTCGACAAGAGCAAGATCAAGTTCCTTCTTCTCGAAGGCGTCCATCAATCCGCTGTGGACGTCCTCAAGGCAGCCGGTTACACCAGCATCGAGTACCACACCAAGTCTCTGCCGGAAGCCGAACTGAAAGAAAAGATCGCCGACGCTCATTTCATCGGTATTCGCTCTCGCACCCAACTGACTGAAGAGCTGTTCGACCACGCGAAGAAACTGGTCGCGGTCGGCTGCTTCTGCATCGGTACCAACCAGGTTGACCTGAACGCAGCCCGCGAACGCGGTATCGCTGTCTTCAACGCGCCGTACTCCAACACCCGTTCGGTGGCCGAGCTGGTGCTGGCCGAAGCGATTCTGCTGCTGCGCGGCATCCCGGAGAAGAATGCTTCCTGCCATCGCGGTGGCTGGATCAAGAGCGCTGCCAACTCCTTTGAAATCCGTGGCAAGAAACTGGGCATCATCGGCTACGGCTCGATCGGTACTCAGCTGTCTGTCCTGGCCGAGAGCCTGGGCATGCAGGTGTTCTTCTACGACCCGCTGACCAAGCTGCCACTGGGCAACGCGACCCAGGTCGCCAGCCTGAACGAGCTGCTGGGCATGGCTGACATCGTGTCGCTGCACGTGCCTGAACTGCCGTCCACCCAGATGATGATTGGCGAGAAAGAAATCCGCGCCATGAAGAAAGGCGCGATCCTGATCAACGCCGCTCGCGGCACGGTCGTGGACCTCGACGCCCTGGCTGACGCGATCAAGGACAAACACTTGATCGGCGCCGCTATCGACGTGTTCCCGGTAGAGCCACGCTCCAACGACGACATCTTCGAAAGCCCGCTGCGTGGCCTGGACAACGTGATCCTGACCCCGCACATCGGTGGCTCGACCGCCGAAGCTCAGGCCAACATCGGTCTGGAAGTGGCCGAGAAGCTGGTCAAGTACAGCGACAACGGTACGTCGGTGTCTTCGGTCAATTTCCCGGAAGTGGCCCTGCCCGCTCACCCTGGCAAGCACCGTCTGTTGCACATCCACGAGAACATCCCGGGCGTGCTGATGGAGATCAACAAGGTCTTCGCCGAAAACGGCATCAACATTTCCGGTCAGTTCCTGCAAACCAACGAGAAAGTCGGCTACGTGGTCATCGACGTCGATGCCGAGTACTCCGATCTGGCTCAGGAAAAGCTGCAACACATCAAGGGCACAATCCGCAGCCGCGTATTGTTCTAA
- a CDS encoding Predicted acetyltransferase, GNAT superfamily produces the protein MTPPEINIRQATKADLPGLLKLQKANQIAQGGSLAAELTAEQVEQMMSDVPQIIACRGDEVVAFLMTTSQAVSSQRPLLIIDKTLEAYPWADHDAYIYGPVCVSESERGQRLAQLMFAKLLELEPNRQGVLFIRGDNEPSLRAHRRMGMSKVGEFTLDAAVFEVFAYKSCPPPSHGQ, from the coding sequence ATGACACCCCCTGAAATCAACATTCGCCAGGCAACCAAAGCCGACTTGCCGGGCTTATTGAAACTCCAGAAAGCCAATCAGATTGCTCAAGGCGGGTCGCTGGCGGCCGAACTGACGGCTGAGCAAGTCGAGCAAATGATGTCCGACGTGCCGCAGATCATCGCCTGCCGCGGGGATGAAGTCGTCGCCTTCCTGATGACAACCTCTCAAGCGGTCAGCAGTCAGCGCCCGCTGCTGATCATCGACAAAACCCTTGAGGCTTACCCCTGGGCCGACCATGACGCCTATATCTACGGCCCGGTCTGCGTCAGCGAAAGCGAGCGCGGCCAACGCCTGGCGCAACTGATGTTCGCCAAGCTGCTGGAGCTGGAGCCCAACCGTCAGGGTGTGCTGTTCATCCGTGGCGACAACGAGCCATCCCTACGTGCACACCGCCGGATGGGCATGAGCAAGGTTGGCGAATTCACGCTCGATGCAGCGGTGTTTGAGGTGTTTGCTTATAAAAGCTGCCCACCACCGTCGCACGGCCAATAG
- the ycgM gene encoding fumarylacetoacetate (FAA) hydrolase: protein MSYQHKYVDGTSIHFPMGKAVCVGRNYAEHAKELNNAVPTEPLLFIKPGSAVVALEGGFTIPADRGSVHYEAEIVVLIGKPLSKSPTREEVLDAISGFAPGLDLTLRDLQTKLRDKGYPWEEAKSFDGAAVIAPFVPAETFSDLTDIGIRLTINGEVRQDGNSRDMLNPIVPVIQHMAACFSLQAGDVIMTGTPAGVGPLLAGDELSIELVGQKAFESSVR from the coding sequence ATGAGCTATCAGCACAAGTATGTCGACGGAACGAGCATCCACTTCCCGATGGGCAAGGCTGTTTGCGTTGGCCGTAATTACGCCGAGCACGCTAAAGAACTGAACAACGCGGTGCCCACCGAGCCTCTGCTGTTCATCAAGCCCGGCAGCGCTGTGGTTGCGCTGGAAGGTGGTTTCACCATCCCGGCTGATCGCGGTTCGGTGCACTACGAAGCCGAAATCGTGGTCCTGATCGGCAAGCCGCTGAGCAAAAGCCCGACCCGTGAAGAAGTTCTGGATGCGATTTCAGGCTTCGCGCCGGGCCTGGACCTGACCTTGCGTGACCTGCAGACCAAGCTGCGCGACAAGGGTTACCCGTGGGAAGAAGCCAAGAGCTTCGATGGTGCTGCCGTCATCGCCCCGTTCGTTCCGGCTGAAACCTTCTCCGACCTGACCGACATCGGCATTCGCCTGACCATCAATGGCGAAGTTCGTCAGGATGGCAACAGCCGCGACATGCTCAACCCGATCGTGCCGGTGATCCAGCACATGGCGGCGTGCTTCTCGCTGCAGGCTGGCGACGTGATCATGACCGGTACCCCGGCAGGCGTGGGCCCGCTGTTGGCCGGTGATGAGTTGTCCATCGAGCTGGTCGGTCAGAAAGCCTTCGAAAGCAGCGTTCGCTGA
- a CDS encoding Thiol-disulfide isomerase and thioredoxin — translation MLNINSARRNTVVYTLIALTCAALLWAGYDWFQSRYLRPFSDQAVFFTGDALALPAGMAGPGRIRLVHFWDPSCPCNVGNQQHLAELIEHFAGPGGVDFYSVQKTGSQGQLPATLSAMKPLPSLPGAEHIPASPAVAIWDQSGKLAYFGPYSEGLTCNASNSFIEPILQALTTGRPVDATHTMAVGCYCGWGS, via the coding sequence GTGCTGAACATCAACTCTGCACGGCGCAACACGGTGGTATACACCTTGATAGCGCTCACCTGCGCCGCCTTGCTATGGGCCGGGTATGACTGGTTTCAGAGCCGTTACCTGCGTCCGTTCAGTGATCAGGCGGTGTTTTTCACCGGGGATGCGCTGGCCTTGCCCGCTGGAATGGCCGGCCCTGGGCGGATTCGGCTGGTGCACTTCTGGGACCCGTCCTGCCCGTGCAATGTCGGTAACCAGCAGCATCTGGCCGAGTTGATCGAACACTTCGCTGGCCCGGGCGGCGTGGACTTCTACTCGGTGCAAAAGACCGGCAGCCAGGGCCAACTGCCTGCAACGCTCAGCGCCATGAAACCCTTGCCAAGCCTGCCAGGCGCCGAGCACATCCCCGCCAGCCCCGCCGTGGCGATCTGGGATCAAAGCGGCAAGCTCGCCTACTTCGGCCCCTACAGCGAAGGCCTGACCTGCAATGCCAGCAACAGCTTCATCGAGCCCATCCTGCAAGCGCTCACCACCGGCCGGCCAGTCGATGCCACGCATACCATGGCGGTGGGGTGTTATTGCGGGTGGGGTAGCTAA